In the genome of Paenibacillus pabuli, the window TGTCTTATAGACCGCGTATTGCACAATTGCAAGTAGCTAGTAAAAATGAAAAAGACGGATTGTATGAATTTACAATGAAATTGGTAGACGGTACACAATGCCGTGTATTCTACTCCCATTCCCCGGAATGGAAGATGACCAATATCAGCCGTCTGCAGAAAACGCCTTGTCCTGTATGCCGCAAAGACTTCATTTGCAAATGCATGGACCAGTGGGCCGGTGACCTGCACCAACAGATGATTGACGACCAATGGATGGAAAAGGCAATTGCTGAGTAATTGCCAAAACAGATACGAGCGTGGGCATTGAGCCTGCGCTCTTTTTCTATTTTCCATTACACCTAAATAAAATGTAAAAAAGCAACCGGGAAGACTCAAATTGGGTAAGTTACTCTAATAGCACAACTATGAGGAGGCTACGATTATGACAGAAAATCAAATAGATCGGCATCAGGGACACCCGATTGTGCTTGTAGACGGAGTTTGTCATTTCTGTCAAGGCTTAACGAAGTGGATTATCAAGCGTGATCCTGAGGGAAAATATCATTTTGCATCACTTCAATCGGATGTGGCGAAAAAATTGCTGGAGAAGGGCAATCTGTCCACAGACAGCATGGATACGTTTGTACTGATTGAGGATGGAAAATATTATACACGTTCAACCGCTGCACTTCGTCTGGCCAAAGGATTGAAATTCCCCTATCCATTATTGTATGTGTTGATTATTGTACCGAAATTTATTCGAAATGCCGTATATAATACGGTAGCTCGCAACCGATATCGCTGGTTCGGTAAAGATGAAGCGTGTATGCTGCCTACACCTGAAATTAAGGATCGATTCCTTTAAGAGGCTGAAGTGTGACATATTGTATCATTGTGGAATGATTGGTAGCGGAAATAATTGGGTAATAACTACGGATCAATTCTATTATGCATTTTGGGAGGCAAATAACTTGAAGAAGTGGACTACATTAATTATTGGGGCATTATTGGCAGTAAGCA includes:
- a CDS encoding thiol-disulfide oxidoreductase DCC family protein; protein product: MTENQIDRHQGHPIVLVDGVCHFCQGLTKWIIKRDPEGKYHFASLQSDVAKKLLEKGNLSTDSMDTFVLIEDGKYYTRSTAALRLAKGLKFPYPLLYVLIIVPKFIRNAVYNTVARNRYRWFGKDEACMLPTPEIKDRFL